A window of Nisaea sediminum genomic DNA:
CGACCCGACGCGCCGGGCTCCGGATCTTTCAGTAGCAGGCTGATCTCGATCGGCTCGTTCGGATCCACATCGGCAATTCGGGTCGATCCTTCGAGAACCTTTCCAGTACTGTTCGGGAAATCGATGACGGCATCGGACATGGCTACGCTCCTTCCGGTCGCATGAGGTGCAACCGGTAGACGCGTGAGCGGTTCAATCCGGGAAGCGAAAGCGCGCGGGCGCCGGGCGCCGGAACTTGGCTATGGAGCCGTATGCCGGTTCTGCTATGAAAACCGGGTTCAGCGAACCGCGCCCAAGGGATGATCCGTGTACTATCTGACCGTCTGCGCGATTTTTCAGAACGAGGCCAGCTATCTCGCCGAATGGCTGACCCATTACGAGCTGCAGGGCGTCGAGCATTTTTATCTCTATGACGATTTGAGCGCCGACGATCCGGAGACTGTCCTGAAGCCCTGGCTGGATCGCGGCATGGTCACGTTGAACAGGGCCGCCCGGACCACGAACCGCCAGCGCGCCGCCTACGAGCACTGCATCCGGACCCATCGCGGAGAGACGTTCTGGATGGCGTTCGTCGATATCGACGAATTCGCCTTCGCCCGCAACCGTCCGGAGACGCTGGCCGAGATCATGACACGGTACGAACGCTTTCCGGGTCTCGGGATCAATTGGGTCTGTTACGGCTCCTCGGGTTTCGAGACACCGCCGGGACCGATGGTGACCACCAGCTATCAGCTCCGGGGCCGGCTGGACTTCCGGACCAGCGAGCCCGTGTTCCTGAAGGACGGACATCCACCGGGTCTCGTCGAAAGCTATTATCCCTAC
This region includes:
- a CDS encoding glycosyltransferase family 92 protein, which gives rise to MYYLTVCAIFQNEASYLAEWLTHYELQGVEHFYLYDDLSADDPETVLKPWLDRGMVTLNRAARTTNRQRAAYEHCIRTHRGETFWMAFVDIDEFAFARNRPETLAEIMTRYERFPGLGINWVCYGSSGFETPPGPMVTTSYQLRGRLDFRTSEPVFLKDGHPPGLVESYYPYNAHIKSIARPDAIERMLSPHSFAYRNGEPAVSPSGAPIAGTRLDAFSQRVEVNVLRVNHYWSKSRSEFLAKAARRHADKDEHYGEHIAFVREAGMNFEHDPSILVHSEAIAERLGLPFAPGTEAEWREREAFQQARDLNAEALAHREMLKAAGRFHRD